The Terriglobus roseus region GCCAGCAGCTTTGGCCAGTTTGCCGTGCAGTTTCTGGCCGTTGGCAGCGTGTGCGCTGTCTATATCGCTATCCAGGTGCACTTCAATAGGCGTGCCCGTGGCAATGCCCAGCGTATTGCGCATGGTCGCAATCCGTAGAGAGGCGTCGTCGCTTGCAGCACTGCCATTTCCAGCGACGGAGATCGCACCCTGGGCTGGTGGTGCGGCTGCCAGAGAACTGGTTTGCGCCGCAAGGGCGATTGTGAAGAACAGCAGGATTGCGCTGTGCATAGCGGTTCGCATCAACAATTGGGATGAACTCTGTCACCCGCAGGGTTGTCACGCATTCTGGCGTCGTCGGCATATCGTCAGCTATCTGAAGATTCCGTAAATGCATCCGTTTTATAAAGATTGTGACGAAATCCGGTCGTGTGACCGTAACGTGAGTGCACGGAGGGACTTGGACACATGGCAACGCGCATGGAAGACGTGATCATTGTGGGTGCAGGACCTACGGGATTGGCGCTGGCAGCGGAATTGCGGCGACTTGGCATTACGCCCATGTTGTTTGACCGGGTAACTGAAGGTGCAAATACATCGCGCGCAACCGTAGTTCACGCTCGAACGTTGGAGGTGCTGGAGCCACTCGGCATCAGCGACACGATGGTGGCGCGCGGTATCCCATTGCGTGCTGGGAATATGCGGGCAAAGGGGGGCACCATCAAGGCCACCATTGCCTTTGATGAGCTGCCAACAAAGTATCCGTTTGCATTAGCTCTCCCGCAGAATCTCACCGAAGAAATCCTGGTGACAAAGCTGCGGGACCTGGGCGCCTCCATTCACAGGCCCATCGAGGTCAATTCGCTCACTCAAACTGCGGATTGCGTCACGGTAACTTATACCGCTGCAGGCACGCTCGTTCAGGATCTGTGTGCGCGCTGGGTAGTTGGTTGCGATGGTCTGCACAGCACGGTGCGTCAGGCTGCGGGCATTGCCTTCACTGGTGGCGATTACGAAGAGTCGTTCGTTCTGGCGGATGTCGAGATGGATTGGCCGCTCTCGCCACATGCCACCGCGAATATGTTGGAAATGTTTTTAGGCGACGAAGGCATCACTCTGATCGCGCCTTTGCCAAACAACATCTGGCGCATCATCGCCACGCAGGAAGACGCTCCCAAAAATCCGACAGTCAACGATTGTCAGCGCATCCTGGATACACGCACCATTCCCGGCGCAAAGGTGCAGCGCGTGGTGTGGTCTTCGCGATTCCGCATTCAACATCGCGTGGCGCGCAAACTGCGGCAGGGCCGCGTGCTCATCGCTGGCGATGCGGCGCACGTACACTCGCCTGCGGGTGGCCAAGGAATGAACACCGGCATACAGGATGCGGTCTCTCTGGCAAGCGCATTGGCAACAGCGCTTCGTACTGGCGATGAATCGGAACTGGCTTCATGGGAAGAGAAGCGTTTGAAGATCGCGCATTCCGTCGTGAACACCACGGACAAGATGACGAAGCTGGCGCTGTCTCAGAACCCACTGACACCGCTACTGCGAGAAGCCATTCTTGGCCTCGCGGGACATGTGCCTGCCATGGGACAAGCAATGGCACGACGGATGTCCGAAATCGATAACCGTTAGTTAGGTTGCCTATCGAATGCTCTCGAACGGAATGTTCATGATGGGGTACTGCCTCCAGTCGCGGTAATCAAAGTGCCACCACTCCGTTGGATTCACCTCAAACCCTTCCTTGGTCATGGCGTGACGAAGAACACTGCGCAATTGCCGTTCTTCTGCGGTGCCGCCGGAATAATCGGCATAGGCGCGTTCTGTCATCTCGTCATAACCGCTGGGCATGGTTACTTCCTCACCCGTTTTCAAGTCATAAAGAGAAAGATCCACGGCGCAACCGCGATTATGTTTCGATCCGGCTTTCGGATCCGCAACGAAAATCTTCTGATGGTTCGGCGTTGCGTCCCAGAAGATTTTTGTCACGTACCACGGGCGGTATGCGTCGTGAATGATCAACCCATATCCAAGCGGACGCAGCGCGTTGCTGGCGCGCACCACAGCTTCCGCCGCGGGCCGCTGCAGGAATGCACGAGCCTGCGTGTACACCGGCGTTCCAAGGAAGTTGTTTGAAGTCGCATAGCGAATGTCGAGCTTGATTGTGGGATCGAGCGTGATGAGTTCCACAAGATCCGCTGCGCGGAAGTTTCCAGTCTCTTTGGGCGGCTGTGCCTGAAGCGCCTCGGCACGCAACTGCTCCACAGGACGCAGCGGAGTAATGCGGAACGAAGGTGCCTGTGCGTGGAGCGTGGCGCATGCAAGAACAACGCTGCAAAAGAAATGAAGTACTCGCTTCATGGTGCTGATGTTTGCACGACACGGCCGCAGAATCAATCGTGCAGACCGCAGATCCAATCGCCAATGCTGTCTGCTGTGCGATAACGGAAGGCTCTGCTGAGATGAGCGACCGTGTCCGTAGCAAGCACCGTGTGCTCGTCCATCTCACGCGCAGCGAAGTCACCCGCAAGCCCATGCAGATAAACGGCAGACGCTACGGCTTCGCGAACTTGGTTTGGCTTTTGCGCAAGACACGCAGCAACAATGCCGGTAAGGATATCTCCGGAACCGCCCTTCGCCATGGATGGATTGCCCGTGGTGTTTACAGCAATCGAACCATCGGGATGCGCAACCAGTGTGCGCGAACCCTTCAGCACTAGTGTCACACCATGCTGCTGTGCGAAGTCGCGTGCCAGATTCAATCGATCCGCCTGCACCTGTTTTGCCGTGATGCCGAGCAGCGTTCCCATCTCTCCTGGATGCGGTGTAAGAACGATCGTGCGCGCACCGTTACGTGAAGCTTCGTTCAGTAATGCAGCCTGATCTTTGAATGCGTTTAGTCCGTCAGCATCCAACACCAGTGGAATATCGCTCTCCAGTACAAGACGCCGAACAAACTCAGAGGCTTCGCCATTTGTACCTAACCCCGGACCAATGGCAAGAACAGAAATCTTCTTCAACCATTGGTCTTTCGACTGAAGGTTTGCAAGCGCAACAGAGCCGGTTGCATCTTCGCTGAGCGGATGCGTCATGAGTTCCGGCGTGATCAGTGCAACCGTATTCAGGATCGACGTTGGTACAGCAGCCGTGACTAAGCCTGCACCCGCACGCAGCGCAGCCAACGATGACATGGAAGGCGCGCCTGCCTTACCTGCCGCGCCACCGATGAGTAATACATGGCCATACATGCCCTTGTTGGATTCAAAAGGACGTGGGGTTTCGAAGATGCGTTTTGCAGCGCCTGTCCATGTGAGCTTTTGCTCACTTTCGATAGCTGCATCCGGAGAGCCAATCGGCGCGACAACGACAGGTCCAAAAACATCTGGCGCGGTGAGGTGCCCGAATGCATGCGCAAGCTTTGGCGCAGTGAAGGTGACAACTGCATTCGCGCGAAACGCTCCATCGGCGTACGTCTCTGTAAGGTTTGCGTCCCATCCACTGGGAAGATCAACCGCGATCACCGAAATCGTTGTATCTGCAACGATATCGCGCGCTACGGCAGCGGAGCCACGTAACGGCGGCGTGAAGCCTGTGCCAACAAGGGCATCCAGAAGAACATCAGCTTCACGAATCGCATTGGGCAACGACTCCTTTACTGCCGCCTCATCTGCAAGAATGCGCACAACAGAACCATCCAGCGATTGATAGGCCGCCGCAGCATCGCCCTTCAATTTCGCGGCATCGCCTAGCAGAAGCACTTCCACATTGCGGCCAGATTGAAGCAACACGCGCGCTGCAACAAATCCATCACCACCGTTGTTCCCAGCTCCGGCAAGTACAAGAATGTTCTTCGCCGTTGGGTACTGCTGCTGCGTGAACTTCGCCACGGCGGTTCCTGCATGTTCCATCAGTTCGCCAAAGGGAACTCCAAAACGCTCGGCGGTAGCGCGGTCTGCGGCGGACATCTCGGCTGCGGTGAGGATCTTCATGCTGCTCCATTCTAAGAAGAAAGAGCCCGGCAATGCGCCGGGCTCCTGTCATTCAAAATGCGTCGTATTAGCAGGTGGTTGCATTCACGGCGCAGGGCTTCGCAAATCCCGTTGGCAGCGGAGCCGTTGAAGGTGTTCCCGTTGTCTCCGTTGCAGGAAGACTGCTGGTAGGTAAAGCTGCTGGTGTCGGGCTCTGTCCAGGAACGGCTGTCGCAGCGGCTGACGGATCGGTCGCCGGCGATGTCGCCACCTGCGGAACAGCGTGCTGCTGGAAGTAACTCTTATCCGCAAGCGCACGATAGAAGACGCCCGTGAGTTCAGCGGCCTTCGGTCCAAAGGTAGGCCGTCCACCGGTGAGGAAGAAGACAGTTACGATGCGGCCGTTGGGCCCATCGCCATACCCCGCAAACCAACCAAAGCGCGTTCCATTGTCAGAGCACGTGCCGGTCTTG contains the following coding sequences:
- a CDS encoding FAD-dependent oxidoreductase, yielding MATRMEDVIIVGAGPTGLALAAELRRLGITPMLFDRVTEGANTSRATVVHARTLEVLEPLGISDTMVARGIPLRAGNMRAKGGTIKATIAFDELPTKYPFALALPQNLTEEILVTKLRDLGASIHRPIEVNSLTQTADCVTVTYTAAGTLVQDLCARWVVGCDGLHSTVRQAAGIAFTGGDYEESFVLADVEMDWPLSPHATANMLEMFLGDEGITLIAPLPNNIWRIIATQEDAPKNPTVNDCQRILDTRTIPGAKVQRVVWSSRFRIQHRVARKLRQGRVLIAGDAAHVHSPAGGQGMNTGIQDAVSLASALATALRTGDESELASWEEKRLKIAHSVVNTTDKMTKLALSQNPLTPLLREAILGLAGHVPAMGQAMARRMSEIDNR
- a CDS encoding M15 family metallopeptidase; the protein is MKRVLHFFCSVVLACATLHAQAPSFRITPLRPVEQLRAEALQAQPPKETGNFRAADLVELITLDPTIKLDIRYATSNNFLGTPVYTQARAFLQRPAAEAVVRASNALRPLGYGLIIHDAYRPWYVTKIFWDATPNHQKIFVADPKAGSKHNRGCAVDLSLYDLKTGEEVTMPSGYDEMTERAYADYSGGTAEERQLRSVLRHAMTKEGFEVNPTEWWHFDYRDWRQYPIMNIPFESIR
- a CDS encoding NAD(P)H-hydrate dehydratase; the protein is MKILTAAEMSAADRATAERFGVPFGELMEHAGTAVAKFTQQQYPTAKNILVLAGAGNNGGDGFVAARVLLQSGRNVEVLLLGDAAKLKGDAAAAYQSLDGSVVRILADEAAVKESLPNAIREADVLLDALVGTGFTPPLRGSAAVARDIVADTTISVIAVDLPSGWDANLTETYADGAFRANAVVTFTAPKLAHAFGHLTAPDVFGPVVVAPIGSPDAAIESEQKLTWTGAAKRIFETPRPFESNKGMYGHVLLIGGAAGKAGAPSMSSLAALRAGAGLVTAAVPTSILNTVALITPELMTHPLSEDATGSVALANLQSKDQWLKKISVLAIGPGLGTNGEASEFVRRLVLESDIPLVLDADGLNAFKDQAALLNEASRNGARTIVLTPHPGEMGTLLGITAKQVQADRLNLARDFAQQHGVTLVLKGSRTLVAHPDGSIAVNTTGNPSMAKGGSGDILTGIVAACLAQKPNQVREAVASAVYLHGLAGDFAAREMDEHTVLATDTVAHLSRAFRYRTADSIGDWICGLHD